CTATAGCAACAATATCTACAATACACTAAATAAGgtccaaaaaaatcaaaaaaacataacaatccctaaatggtaatttttttcaaaaaaaaaaagtcaaaccTACCAAACAAGAACAAATCAAAACCTATGTAAACAGTGGTTTTGACGTTCAGAACAACGTTAGTGTTTTGAAACGACGAAAAGACAACGAACAAAGCTACAATCTAGTAAACGATAAAAAATATGTGAACGACCAATTCTGTTcaaaaaagatttataaattGAAGGATGTTCTCTCTCATGAATTCTCTCacattctttatttttgaaacccAAAAATAAAACCTCCAAAATGAAAACCCTTTATAATTCTAAATGACTTATATTTCcacatcattttcattttttaaaaatctttttctcaTAAACCAACACGTAAAAAATTTGGAGTTAGAAATATTTAGAGCATTTTAAAAGGAATATGTTAGGCAAGAGAAAAAAAGTCTCCCAATTTggcatataaaaaaaaatcaagaatgatagaaaaaaaaaatagagtctTGAGAAAAGTGCAAACTGGATAATTACGACGTTGACAAGCGAACCAATTGGATTTTGGCATTTATCGCAGTAAGGTATGGACCAAACTTTGGGCATCGGATAATCCAACACCACCAATtcccattattttcattttattttccgcaacaaaagaaaacatccACTTAGGATTGTCGCAGACGAGGAGTGTCTAGTGGCCACACGAGTTTTACCATTACCAAAACGGCCAAACCAATGTCCGGAGGTGTTCTGTTCCTTACCTTCTGcatttgaattttaatgtttCCCTTTTTGCCATTCCTTTTCTCCAAGGTAAGCATGAATATCAAGTGCTGCTGGTTTTAATTATTACTGAAATTCCATTTTGTGTCTTCACTGTTGGCGTGACTGTGCAAAGTTGTCTTATTTATTGTGACCCAGATGGTGTTTTGAGTATTGGTTTGGAGATTCGTTGAGTATTTTAGAGATTTATACGATTGCTATGGATACTTTGCTCAAAACACCAAACAAACTTGAGTTTTTGCACCCACTTCACGGTTATTCAGAGAAATTAAGCGGTTTAGGTTCCTCTAGGTTGCAAAGTCAGGATTTTAGGTTTGGTTCTAAGAAACCACTTGTGAGATGGGGTAATTGTGGTGGTTTGCGGGCTAGTAGCAGTGCCCTTTTGGAGCTTGTTCCTGAATTCAAGAAGGAGAATCTGGATTTTGAACTTCCTTTGTATGATTCCTCAAAGGGGGCTGTGGTGGACCTTGCTGTTGTGGGAGGGGGACCTGCTGGGCTTGCAGTTGCGCAGCAGGTTTCTGAGGCAGGGCTTTCAGTCTGTGCTATTGATCCAAACCCTAGGTTGATTTGGCCCAATAATTATGGGGTTTGGGTGGATGAGTTTGAGGCCATGGATTTGCTCGATTGCCTTGACACCACCTGGTCCGGCGCAGTTGTCTACATCGACGATAAAACGAAGAAGGATCTTGATAGGCCTTATGGTAGGGTCAATAGGAAGCTGCTGAAATCAAAGATGCTGCAGAAATGTATCTCAAATGGTGTCAAGTTTCACCAGGCCAAAGTTATCAAGATTATTCACGAGGATACCAAATCTTTGCTGATTTGTAATGATGGTGTCACTGTTCAGGCTACTGTGGTTCTTGATGCAACTGGGTTTTCAAGATGCTTGGTTCAGTATGATAAACCGTATAACCCAGGTTACCAAGTGGCTTATGGGATTCTGGCTGAGGTTGATGAACACCCGTATGATGTAGATAAAATGCTTTTTATGGACTGGAGAGATTCTCATCTGGACAATGACAAGGAGCTGAAGCAGAGAAATGATAGAATACCCACTTTTCTGTATGCAATGCCCTTTTCATCTACTAAGATATTTCTTGAAGAAACCTCCCTTGTAGCACGGCCTGGATTACGAATGGATGATATACAGGAAAGAATGGTTGCTAGGTTGAGACATTTGGGTATTAGAGTGAAAAGTATTGAAGAAGATGAGCACTGTGTCATTCCCATGGGTGGCCCACTCCCAATTCTACCCCAAAGGGTTGTTGGCATTGGTGGTACCGCTGGGATGGTGCATCCTTCAACTGGGTATATGGTTGCAAGGACCCTGGCTGCAGCTCCTATTGTTGCTAATTCTATTGTTCAGAGTCTGGGCTCTGATAGAGGTCTCTCCGGAGGAGATATATCTGCACAAGTGTGGAAAGATTTATGGCCCATCCAAAGGCGGCGACAAAGGGAGTTCTTCTGTTTTGGTATGGACATCTTACTCAAACTTGATTTACCTGGCACAAGGAGATTTTTTGATGCGTTTTTTGATCTGGAACCGCATTACTGGCATGGATTCTTGTCATCAAGACTGTTTCTTCCTGAGCTCTTATTTTTTGGACTCTCTCTATTTTCTTATGCTTCTAATACATCTAGGATAGAGATTATGGCGAAGGGAACTCTTCCTTTGGTAAACATGATCAACAACTTGGTAAAAGATACAGAATGAGATTACTTCCTTTTAATCTGTTGTATGCTACCTATGGTTTGTGCTTCCAAATGTAGTTTCCTACTCACATTATAGATTTCCAAAAATGAATAATtgtgtatatttttattctttgctcACCGTAATTCCCTTTTGTGAAAAAAGTTCCCAAACTTTTGCTATTTTAAGCTTATCATTGTTTAGATTTGGCGTACTTGCAATGGATAAGACGAAAAGAGCTGACTGATTGCTGTTGGTTAATAGTTGGGGGCAAGGGATGTTAACTCAATGTTAAGGTTTCTTCATTTCAGCACGACCAGTATGTCTTACCCTCTAAGGATTAATGTCTTCATAAATGTAATGTGATTACTGTGATTCATTTTTATCAACCTATTACCTATATGATCCATGGTCTTTCTATCAAGTTAGTATATTCAGTTTGACTTCTAAGTTGGGAAGGAAATAAACGGTATACACGTTATGCATGATGTGAAAACTACAGCTCACCTTTGCCGTTGAAACCATCATCCTTTAATCCAGGCGGCATATTTTGTTAGTAAACTCAACTATCAACATGCCAGTGGCGTATCATACATGTTACAGAGCTTCACTTTATCACAAAGCACTAAACTTTTAAGTTGCACtagatgaaagagaaatttCAACAAGAACTAGGCACTAGAACTGTAACCAGAAAGGTGTGGATAGTCCAGGTAGACCGAAAATGGGTATTAGAAGAGTTTAAACATTTTAACTGAtacatgttaaattaaatttaaagtaaagtTGGATCTATTATACACTCGTTTGAAGGTAAGTTCACTTCTATATGTACTTGACTAAATTATGTGCTTCAGCTATCCAAATCCCGGTCTTGCACTTGATTACAGAATGCAAATTTCGTTCTAGAGctcatttgagaaaaaaaaaatgtcattttctttttgtggcatacacaaaaattattattattctattaataACTTCACTAAAAGTGTTTAACATGTTCTTTTAGTTAGATTATCTTAAGATCAACCCGTTCGgctaaaataaagttaatacaCGGATATATCCTATTAGCTTATCATACCTTTTCAGATCACTTGAAATTATGTTTGACTTTATAAttctattttccatttttaccctcaatattttaataaaaatcttaatttatgttaaattgtACTTCAAAATATTACACTATTTaagtaatttacttttaatttattgtgaaatactttaaaataagaGTCCAAAATATGccaaaaaaacttaaattgattattatatttttgtgtgtacATAAAGAGACATCTTTTCATGCCATTTTATACCTACAAGCTAATTTTAACAAACAACTTTACCAATCacttactaattaaaaaaaaaatcaatttaatgttttaacaTTTTAACTTCTGGCTAATTTATCAGCTATACTCGTTAAACATAAATTGTATTCTACATAACATTTAGGGTGTGTTAATTTAGGGATGATTGGGGGAGAGtaagaatttgaagataattttttttgttatttatttgagtgaatttagaaataaacgagagtggatttggaagtaaatttttttaatctgtcatataaattaaatcctacactaattctcataaactttacttcaaaatccactctcatttatctccaaatttactcaaataaacaaaaaaaaaatctctcaaattcactcaatcagTCTCTTCCAATCACCCCAAGTGAACACAACCTTAGTTTCATTTTCAGTATGTAAATAGAAGAAATTCAGAAAGATTATAGACAAAATGCATCCAGAAGAATGAAACTCTTATCTTCGAGGCCAAgtgttttatttatacttttaacaTCAAACAGACATACACGTATATGATGCTAGCCCAAACTAAATAACTCCTACGCCACAGTTcaaataaactgaaaattcaGCCAAAATCTGATTTTAGCTTAAAAAGGTATAATACTAATCTCTACATTCAAGAAAGCTCTCGGCTGCGCTTAgcagcagcaacaacagcatTCATCAGTGTTCCACGGAACCCACCATTTTCTAATTCATGAATGCCCGTAATTGTTGTCCCACCGGGAGAAGTAACGTCATCCTTGAGTTGGCCCGGGTGCTTCCCAGTCTGTGTCACCATTGATGCTGCTCCCAATACCTGCCAACGACACAAATAGACTAGTCATGCATGCAACTttagaaactaaatttaaaatgtaggTAATGTAATGTTCAGATGATACTTGCTTACATATTCAAACAACAGTAACTGTATCAttacttatttatctttttgtcTATTTGTAATACGAGCATATATGCCTATCGCAGGCAATGTGTTATTTAATCAAaaccagtaaaaaaaaaattgtgggcAGGTGTAAGTATGGGTCAAATCAATTTGGATGCACTACTGTGGGAGAAGGCTTTTCCATAAATCCGGTTGATTAATTTGCTCAACCTGTCAAGTAAGCACTGCAATATAGAGGAGGACACTTCGTACATTGCTTGAATCCATTTTGTAAAGTAAACACTGTCCAGTAAACAGCAACATATAGTGCACTTGGTATATTACTCGGATACAATTTGTGATTCGTTGTTGTTGGAGACCTTCATCAAGTATAGAACGAACATACACAGTAAAGctaacaaaaacacacaaagaCAACCGATCTTCAACTTGTCTAATAATTGCAACATATTTTGTGCGTCCtaaatattacttattatatctggattttatgataaaatagcAATATAAGACAACGCAAAAAGCATGCATcacataaattataaacattcgGAGAAATGAAGTATAAAATTAACTGTTCAATGGACGAAGGATAGCATTTCAGTTCACTTACAGTTTGAGAAGCTAGACTTAATGAAAGATCACGTGGTAGACCAGCTGCTACTCCTCCATCAGCCAAAGCTTCTATTGCTAAATAAATGTACGCAGGACCACTACCACTGAACAATTcaggaaaaataaaacaagtttttgTAAGTACATCAAAATTTAGTATGTCTGTCACAGAACTCGGAAGCTACACCAAGACAAAATCTGAAAATTAGGAGCAAGGCTCACACATCACTTGAACAGGGGGAAATGATTTACAATAGTAATAGGGATTCAAAAGTATAAACGTAATAGTAATGAGTAAACGTAAATAGCTTCAATTGCACGGGAATAGCATACCGACATCTTAACCCGTCCTTATCCTCTAACCTTGCACTAATATCATCAATTATCTCAAAAGAAACATGTTTATCAGAGACGAAATGAAATTTCTTCTTGATTTCTCGAATAATATTATCATTCAGAGATTTTAGAAATGATATCTACATACCTCAGGCCAGTTATtccatcaaaatatttttcttcagcTCTCCATATTTTGCCGATCGACCCAAACAATTTACCTATAATATTTCCATCTTCCTCTGTTGCAGCTGCCCCCAAGCTCATAACTGTCATAGTTTGGTTTTAGTTATCTATTCATTCAAGTCTGTAACTGTCAACAATGCAAATTAATGCAGAAAGAAATGCAATAAGAATATCCATCAAGTTGTAAAATAACATACAAGGTCCAGAATTACCACATGTAAGAGAAGGCATTCTTAACCTTGTAATTTATCCATAATTGAGATTATTTATCCATATAATTTATGCatccaaatgaagaaaaacaagacATGCTGAGACTACCCGATCAAACTATAACAAATGTACACATCAGAGACAATATATAAACAATAGCAGCCTTCATAATAGGCAAAAGCACTCACTATTATCATAAATCATGTGCAACTTCTATCACATGAAAGAGCCCCATTACAAAGATgcataaaaatacaaacaatataTAAACATCAACCAATATGAATATTAAAGGCCAGCCAGTTCTAAATGTAGTTCCATTATAAGCTGTAGACTTTATAAAACAGAGCATTAGTATCACAAAACAAGCCTTTTATTAGAATATTCTAATACCAAAAGAGTGTTCAAAATATCCCACCAGCTAACCGAAACAGTCACAGACTATAAaggaaaattatgtttttcacTATGTAGTTTTAGTACTGATAAGTTTAAATACTAGATTATCAATAAACTGAGTTAATTCCAACCACTTTCAAGTTGCAGACAAAAATTGAATGTTCTGTCAAAACTCTTGAACAGAGAGAAATTAAGCAGTAATTGACAATTTAGAATTCACAGTCAGTTACAGAACTACGAAGTTGTACAAATAATCCATGCATCATATATTCTCTCAACATTCTGCATATAAAAGTAACAGAGGATCACTATGCTTTTAAAAGTAGAGGGAAAATGGGATAATACCTGATGCTGCCTCGCCAACTGCAGCAGGTGTATTAGGCATCACTCTTATAAATCTGTCACTCCCTGCCCATTCCTACATTTTATGCAACAACCGTTTTCCGTAAAATTATACAACCTGATTATATTTGAGAAAGGTACTTGCACAAACCCATGTGTAGTATGTTTGCTTGGTCTCGGAaagtatttttagttttcatttcatcttttaacttttgaatacaaaaatatcaccttatttttattttgtttcttattttcgAAATTTGACCCAAATAAAAGAGTGAAACCAACCTTTTATTCTATCATTACGAGTTTAATTGTGATGCACTGTAAAATGTAAAAGTCAATAAACTTAAAGCGGAGAGGATGGATTTGTGATTTGATCAGTGAAAAACACCTTTAAAGTATCAGtgcatttaaattaaatcattttcttttttcttttttgttagtATAATCATAAAATAGAAACACGTTCAGTTCCCACTAAAATTACAGCGTACACAACAAAGTacaaaaaagcaaaaagaaggaaaaaaaaatacattgcATTCGTAACCTGAAGATCTTTCAACTTGACGCCAGCAGCCACCGAAACCAAAAGCTTGTCCTTCGTGACTATCGGCTTCAATTTCGACAGCACGTCTTTCACTACAAACACAAACAGAAGCAAATGAAATCGCAAGTCGAATACGCATGATGACCGCGAGAGAGTACAACAATACCTAATTGAGGTTTGACCGATAGAACGACGACGTTGCTTTCGCGCACGACCTACGAGTGTGAAGAAAAAGGAGTGAAAACGGCGTGACGTTTGTTTAAGagacaaaagaaaaggagaggGAACGGTAATACGTCGTCGTTCGATGAGAGGACGTTGACGCCGAATGATTCGAACGCTGTGCGGCGCTCGAGATTGGAGTGTACAGCGGTGCGAATGCGAGAAGGCGGCAGAACACCGGAGCGAACGGCACCGCGGGCAATGGACTCGGCCATTTTTCCGGCGCCGATGAAACCGAGAGTGTAGGTGTCGGCGGGAATGCTAGCGATTTCCATTTTGGGTTACTTGGCAGAGAAATCAGTTTGGATCTGAAACTGAAATAGGGAaacagagaaagaagagaagtgACGCAGTCACGCAGATTGGTTTGGTTTGGCCACTCTTCCACTTCCAGTTTTTTTGGTTTGTTGTTACacttatatattcaatttggaaatttttttctGCTGTAGCCCCCACTTTACATCAGGACCCACTAACACTTTATTTATCTAAATCGATTCTTTGAGTGTTTATGTTACAAAACTCATTCGTATAGGAATTGATGTTAAAgtgaaaaaatgttaaaagtgaAATTGATGTTGTAACAACTctactttttttaatcattcttatagacaatatttttttacaacatttgaatatcatcatatgtgtcattgtgtgattggttcatggtagtgtcatttgaaccaatcacacaatgacacgatgtttaaatgttgtcaaaagatGTTGGGTAagtatttttatcctaattataattaagattataacttaataataacatcaattattataattaaatggatataatttaattcttaaatcaataattatatatcaaaatatggTTACATAATTCATATGTAGTCTAAAATAGAAGCTAAAAGTTTAACATCGATTACTTGCTAACATATTATTTAActcattaatatattattggtGGCTACTTCTTActccatttttattatttttataaacttttaacttTACTTTCGTTATACACAATATAAAATCATGAcaagaatgagagaaaagaTACAAAAATGCAAGGGTGAATTATAtaccataaaatataattactaattGAAAGATATTAATAGTAAGTTTcacaaaaatcttaaattaaagTCAATTAACTAAAATTCAAGCATCGAActatagataaaattttaaacttttgtttttggaaGACTAGTATATTAAATGGTCTAGTGAGACTTTGCACTTTGTTATACTGTCACTCCTCTCATCTTTCGATACAATAATAACGCAAGTGAAACATCATACATCACATTCATTACTGACGGGGTTAACTTCATTAGCTCCCTAAATATGATGTTCTTTTATATCATATAATCTGTTCTATGAAACTTTCTTCAACTCTCATCACTTAATTATCATTCTCTATATGAATTTGATATTAATAGAGTTAGGTTAATCCCACGTCACAAGTTTTCTTCAATACACTTGATCtcatattaaattatcatttctcTTTATAGAAATAACTAATATAATCACTAAAGTACACtaaattttcacaaataattttatattatagagAGATAACTGAGTTtgtaaaataaactatataataattataatttagcttttcataataaaatattattatacaaaatttatccatattacttttattttaatacataacaccatcataaattatatttatgatagaaaaaaaaaatcatttaacaaGATATAAATCACttctaatatgaaaaaaatgtcaGATTACCATTTAGCAACAAAGCTATAGacaaatcaattcttttttccTGAAAATTTGGGATTTTTTCATCACTTCatatttttctcacttttatcCTCTATTTACAATATTTACATATGTCTAACATTTTAATAAGTAACCTAATATTCATTACTATGACATTAAATTTGATTCTCCCTTTCTATTCTTACAAACATCAAGAATTAACACTTCAGCTATATTTTTAAACCACTCATCAATTCAACATGCTtccaatcatatattttaattgaaaattccACAAACCACACTAATATTGAGAAAATTCACAATTTAAAAGCATTAAAGTCTCAATCAACTTCACATTTTGAACCAAAATATTTTCTGCAAtcatttcttaactttttttatatttaagccAACATTCATACCCTTTATTGAAATTCAACAATATGACTTTAAAACAGAAAGGAATTTAGCTCCCCTTAATTTCTAGAATAAACTTATGATTGTTCTTCCCCTACACAATTCCACCCCTTAAGATTGTTATAGTTACAACAAAAAGTCTAATCAATTATCAAGGcatattttagaattataacAATATAGAATTTCATTTAGAAAACAAGGAAATTACATGCAATCCAGGGAAAAGCTGCAtgtataaaaggaaaattaattgGTGCTACACATATGACAAAAACTTGAATTTACCTGAAGATAAAATTGGATTATATGGTAGAACCTTTCACACTAACCACTTCTATGACTTTGGATCTTACAAAAAAAACAAGGAAGGaggttaaattttgttattcaaattataatactACTTTTTGATCAATTGAAGTAAAATACATGATTAtgatttaattactttaatggCCTAATAATTAGTAATGAGAGATGTTAgtctaattataataattattgaatttttaagttatatatatatatatatatatatatatatataatatgaaagttATTTTATGGATACGAAATAAAAGTTAGATATTTGAGAAATAAGAGAAATTATTGGAATTATACTAATTAcatattagatttttaatttgataaatttattctgatatcataataattgatagaaatacgaaaaattaattaaattataataattatatagtttttataaatgaatttttggattaaatatatttttggtctcTTAATTATCatacgattttgattttagttacttttctaaactttaataatttttattcctcTCCTAATAAAAACTCGTGGATTTAATCCTCCAACACCAACaacattgttaaattttttttatcacgtGGCTAACAATGTGTCACGTGTATATATGTGTACAAATTTTGGATGATTGTTTAAAAGTGAAAGTTACTTTTTTAACGTTGAAGTTCAAATTAAAGTTCAAATTagtgaaatcaaaattgagAGCACCTAAGTTATGGAATTGGATGTGTGCTTGCTGTTAAACATGTCTTGAACGAAACGGCCATTTAGTTTGTTGTGCAAACATGAAAAGGAAAAGCTTTAAATACTTGAGTTAGTGTGGCTGTTGTGCTTGTTGTCAAACAAGTCTTGAATGAAATCACTGTTATTGGAAGAAATACTAAATTGCCATTGTTGGAAGAAACATGAAATCGCCCTTGAATTGTCATAGCTCaatatttatactaatataGATGATTAAGTCAAATGATTGTCATGCATACAAGGATTGCTTGGTTTGATATGTTATATGTTCTTGTGTAAATAATAATGTgttaatatatcattaattattgTATTCTAGTTTACCCTTTTACTTGTGATTGTGTTGTATGTTTTCCTTTCTTGATATAATCATCACGTGAGTGTGATTGAGCAGAGAAAGATGATGTCTCTTTGAGCAGGCGTTGGACGGATGAGCTGCATATATTTAGTTGTTGTTAGACTAGatattgtaaatagttttgtttaGGTTACCttatatataaagtttcaaatttatggttatttttgGAATGACcgtaaataaatttatactttcTTTCTTATAATCGTTTTTACTactattatgattgtgattactttttt
The sequence above is drawn from the Vigna radiata var. radiata cultivar VC1973A unplaced genomic scaffold, Vradiata_ver6 scaffold_154, whole genome shotgun sequence genome and encodes:
- the LOC106752544 gene encoding pyrroline-5-carboxylate reductase, with product MEIASIPADTYTLGFIGAGKMAESIARGAVRSGVLPPSRIRTAVHSNLERRTAFESFGVNVLSSNDDVVRESNVVVLSVKPQLVKDVLSKLKPIVTKDKLLVSVAAGVKLKDLQEWAGSDRFIRVMPNTPAAVGEAASVMSLGAAATEEDGNIIGKLFGSIGKIWRAEEKYFDGITGLSGSGPAYIYLAIEALADGGVAAGLPRDLSLSLASQTVLGAASMVTQTGKHPGQLKDDVTSPGGTTITGIHELENGGFRGTLMNAVVAAAKRSRELS
- the LOC106752577 gene encoding lycopene beta cyclase, chloroplastic, giving the protein MDTLLKTPNKLEFLHPLHGYSEKLSGLGSSRLQSQDFRFGSKKPLVRWGNCGGLRASSSALLELVPEFKKENLDFELPLYDSSKGAVVDLAVVGGGPAGLAVAQQVSEAGLSVCAIDPNPRLIWPNNYGVWVDEFEAMDLLDCLDTTWSGAVVYIDDKTKKDLDRPYGRVNRKLLKSKMLQKCISNGVKFHQAKVIKIIHEDTKSLLICNDGVTVQATVVLDATGFSRCLVQYDKPYNPGYQVAYGILAEVDEHPYDVDKMLFMDWRDSHLDNDKELKQRNDRIPTFLYAMPFSSTKIFLEETSLVARPGLRMDDIQERMVARLRHLGIRVKSIEEDEHCVIPMGGPLPILPQRVVGIGGTAGMVHPSTGYMVARTLAAAPIVANSIVQSLGSDRGLSGGDISAQVWKDLWPIQRRRQREFFCFGMDILLKLDLPGTRRFFDAFFDLEPHYWHGFLSSRLFLPELLFFGLSLFSYASNTSRIEIMAKGTLPLVNMINNLVKDTE